One window of the Camelina sativa cultivar DH55 chromosome 1, Cs, whole genome shotgun sequence genome contains the following:
- the LOC109124609 gene encoding mRNA cap guanine-N7 methyltransferase 1: MKRGFSDSPSSSGPPSSSRFKSNPEGDSQFLEDETTKNFARKVADHYSRRTNQTLEEREASPIIHLKKLNNWIKSVLIQLYARPDDAVLDLACGKGGDLIKWDKARIGYYVGIDIAEGSIEDCRTRYNGDADHHQRRKKFSFPSRLLCGDCFEVELDKILEEDAPFDICSCQFAMHYSWTTEARARRALANVSALLRPGGVFIGTMPDANVIIKKLREAEGLEIGNSVYWIRFGEEYSQKKFKSSSPFGIEYVFHLEDAVDCPEWIVPFNVFKSLAEEYDLELVFVKNSHEFVHEYMKKPEFVELMRRLGALGDGNNDQSTLSADEWEAAYLYLSFVLRKRGESDGARRSGRRKNGKMNLSKDDVLYIDN; the protein is encoded by the exons ATGAAACGAGGATTCTCTGATTCTCCTTCAAGCTCTGGTCCTCCCTCTTCTTCCAGATTCAAATCTAATCCCGAAG GTGATTCTCAGTTTCTGGAAGATGAGACCACTAAGAATTTTGCCAGGAAAGTTGCTGATCATTACAGTCGGAGAACAAACCAAACATTGGAAGAGCGAGAAGCTAGTCCGATCATTCATTTGAAGAAACTTAACAACTGG ATTAAAAGTGTGTTGATCCAGCTTTATGCTCGTCCTGACGATGCTGTCCTCGATCTTGCCTGTGGAAAG GGTGGTGATTTGATCAAGTGGGACAAAGCGAGGATTGGGTACTATGTTGGAATCGATATTGCTGAAGGGTCG ATTGAAGATTGCCGCACGCGTTATAATGGTGATGCAGACCATCATCAACGGCGTAAAAAGTTCAGTTTTCCGTCCCGTTTACTATGTGGGGATTGTTTTGAG GTAGAGCTAGACAAGATTCTTGAAGAGgatgccccttttgatatatgCAGTTGTCAG TTTGCTATGCATTACTCATGGACTACTGAGGCACGTGCACGACGAGCTTTGGCAAATGTTTCAGCTTTACTTCGTCCTGGAGGTGTCTTTATCGGAACAATGCCAGATGCcaatgttataattaaaaaactcagagaag CTGAAGGTTTGGAGATTGGTAATAGTGTATACTGGATTCGTTTTGGTGAAGAGTATTCCCAAAAG AAGTTCAAATCTAGCAGCCCCTTTGGTATCGAATACGTGTTTCATCTTGAG GATGCTGTTGATTGCCCTGAGTGGATTGTACCCTTTAACGTCTTCAAGTCTTTAGCAGAAGAG TATGATTTAGAGTTGGTATTTGTGAAGAACTCCCACGAGTTTGTCCATGAGTATATGAAAAAGCCAGAGTTTGTGGAACTCATGAGAAGGCTTGGTGCTTTGGGTGATGGTAACAATGATCAGA gcaCATTATCAGCTGATGAATGGGAAGCTGCATATCTATACCTCTCCTTTGTCTTGAGGaag AGGGGAGAATCAGATGGAGCTCGAAGGAGTGGGCGGAGGAAGAATGGGAAAATGAACTTATCGAAAGACGATGTTTTATATATCGATAACTGA
- the LOC104785633 gene encoding organic cation/carnitine transporter 4-like gives MESPVERSGNDVRQPLLDKIPAKKEAEGEERLCIDEMLQRYCGEFGRWQMKHFVLTCLAWALEAFHTMVMIFADQEPEWRCVGSDCRVGSSTCGMDPSSWEWTAGKGSSTVSEWGLICGEKYKVGLVQALFFAGCMIGAGVFGHLSDSKLGRKGSLTVVCISNSIFGIATAFSPNYWTYVVLRFLTGFSTGGVGLTAFVLANEPIGPSKRGVAGMSTFYFFSAGIAILSGIAYVFRSWRELFIVSSLPSLLFLIIVIPFISESPRWYLVRGKVDEAMKLMHCIAKTNGRHIPDGVTLAVDDDVEDKNGERSNTAVEGSLKDVIRSPLTRIRLLITVAISFTVSIVYYGLSLNVVNLKTNLYLNVFVNAVAEMPAFAITAGLLDKYGRKPLSVGTQWFSCVFCLAGFAIWGAGTWKSVRMVAGVLGIFGMAGTYNLLFIYIAELFPTVVRNAALGCATQASQMGAILAPFVVVLGDELPFGVFAVCGLVGGGLAFYLPETLNKPLYDTMFGMHEAESNRGGREEVVVC, from the exons atggagtCTCCGGTGGAGAGGAGCGGCAACGACGTCCGACAACCGTTGCTAGATAAAATTCCGGCAAAGAAAGAAGCGGAAGGAGAGGAGAGATTATGCATAGACGAGATGTTACAAAGATATTGCGGCGAGTTCGGGAGGTGGCAGATGAAACACTTCGTTTTGACGTGTCTTGCTTGGGCTTTAGAGGCGTTTCACACGATGGTAATGATATTCGCCGATCAAGAGCCCGAGTGGAGATGCGTCGGGTCGGATTGTCGGGTCGGGTCTTCGACTTGTGGTATGGATCCGAGTTCTTGGGAATGGACGGCGGGTAAAGGAAGCTCCACCGTGTCGGAGTGGGGTTTGATTTGCGGCGAGAAGTATAAGGTTGGTCTCGTTCAAGCTCTCTTCTTCGCCGGATGCATGAtcg GTGCAGGAGTATTCGGACATTTATCAGACTCGAAGCTAGGAAGAAAAGGCTCACTAACAGTCGTTTGCATTAGTAATTCAATCTTCGGAATCGCGACAGCTTTCTCCCCAAACTACTGGACCTATGTGGTTCTCCGGTTCTTGACAGGTTTCAGCACCGGTGGTGTAGGCCTAACCGCGTTTGTCCTAGCCAATGAACCCATAGGACCGAGCAAACGCGGTGTAGCCGGAATGTCAactttctacttcttctctgCCGGCATTGCAATTCTATCCGGCATTGCTTACGTTTTCAGATCATGGAGGGAGCTTTTCATAGTGTCTTCGTTACCGTCTCTCTTGTTCCTAATCATTGTTATCCCATTCATCTCCGAGTCCCCTAGGTGGTATCTCGTGAGAGGCAAAGTAGACGAGGCGATGAAGCTGATGCATTGTATCGCTAAAACGAACGGGCGTCACATTCCCGACGGAGTCACGCTTGCTGTAGACGACGACGTGGAAGATAAAAACGGAGAGAGGAGTAATACTGCTGTTGAGGGTTCCCTCAAAGATGTTATACGGTCGCCTCTCACCCGGATCAGACTTCTCATTACAGTCGCCATAAGTTTCACGGTCTCGATTGTGTACTACGGACTAAGCCTAAACGTAGTCAACCTCAAGACCAATCTCTACCTCAACGTCTTTGTCAACGCCGTGGCGGAGATGCCGGCATTTGCTATAACAGCGGGTTTGCTAGACAAGTACGGGAGGAAACCGCTCTCCGTAGGGACGCAGTGGTTCAGCTGCGTCTTCTGCCTAGCCGGATTCGCAATATGGGGAGCTGGTACATGGAAATCGGTTAGAATGGTTGCAGGGGTTTTAGGGATATTTGGGATGGCCGGAACGTACAATCTTCTGTTCATATATATAGCTGAGCTGTTTCCTACGGTGGTGAGGAACGCGGCATTGGGCTGCGCGACTCAGGCGTCTCAAATGGGAGCGATCCTGGCGCCTTTTGTGGTGGTTTTAGGGGATGAGTTGCCGTTTGGGGTATTTGCTGTTTGCGGGTTAGTGGGAGGTGGGCTTGCGTTTTACTTGCCGGAGACGCTAAACAAGCCCTTGTATGATACAATGTTTGGGATGCACGAAGCTGAGAGTAACAGAGGCGGCAGAGAAGAAGTAGTAGTGTGTTAA
- the LOC104785643 gene encoding probable histone H2A.2, protein MAGRGKTLGSGVAKKATSRSSKAGLQFPVGRIARFLKNGKYAERVGAGAPVYLAAVLEYLAAEVLELAGNAARDNKKTRIVPRHIQLAVRNDEELSKLLGDVTIANGGVMPNIHNLLLPKKTGASKPSVDED, encoded by the exons ATGGCTGGTCGTGGCAAAACCCTTGGATCTGGCGTTGCTAAGAAGGCGACTTCGAGAAGCAGCAAAGCCGGTCTCCAGTTCCCGGTTGGTCGAATCGCTCGTTTTCTCAAGAACGGCAAGTACGCCGAACGTGTTGGTGCCGGTGCTCCGGTTTACTTAGCCGCCGTTCTCGAATACCTCGCCGCCGAG GTATTGGAATTGGCTGGGAACGCAGCGAGGGATAACAAGAAGACTAGGATTGTGCCACGTCACATTCAGCTAGCGGTGAGGAACGATGAGGAGCTGAGCAAGTTGCTTGGTGATGTGACCATTGCAAATGGAGGTGTGATGCCTAACATtcacaaccttcttcttccaaagaagACTGGTGCTTCCAAGCCTTCAGTTGATGAAGACTAG
- the LOC104785653 gene encoding uncharacterized protein LOC104785653, with the protein MASSALFKLNTQTFKALNPSSPSLCPPKSRIFHLHFSKSLSQQHSKLNHKPTTTTRFFAPLCFSLPSPSSPPNSKEESILQAKTCLSSCLIKPLNNPKLASPKLKKLKQPRFRLEIPILDDDAPSSLSQLAFSIFHDLPISRRGSPNVKLLFLWPDTSFLDSAVKAFRSDSISHVAVSPVSDSVTKALRSADVAVFMAPERTQMEDVRTASEAFSSKPVVMINPRWLFEEEKSFGDEFNGFIGSFEVIYAFTGLEVRGVLSKRKGVIFKCVRDGVVSGERWNVLVEEEEGNGTLKVVSQFKARPSMDEVELVLYNLMAMNSPITKSAKFLKDLVSNITGKK; encoded by the coding sequence ATGGCTTCTTCGGCTCTCTTCAAACTCAATACACAGACATTCAAAGCTCTAAACCCATCTTCCCCTTCGTTATGTCCTCCAAAATCCAGAATCTTCCATCTTCATTTCTCCAAATCACTCTCCCAACAGCATTCAAAGCTCAACCACAAACCCACCACAACTACTCGTTTCTTCGctcctctctgtttctctcttccttcaccttcttctcctcccAACTCCAAAGAAGAATCCattcttcaagccaagacttgtCTCTCTTCTTGTCTCATCAAACCTTTAAACAACCCAAAACTCGCTTCCCCAAAACTCAAGAAGCTCAAACAACCAAGATTCCGTCTTGAGATCCCAATCCTTGACGATGATGCtccttcgtctctctctcaGCTCGCCTTTTCGATCTTTCATGACTTACCCATCTCGAGAAGAGGCTCTCCCAATGTCAAACTTCTCTTCCTCTGGCCTGACACTTCTTTCCTCGATTCCGCCGTCAAAGCTTTCCGGTCAGACTCTATCAGCCACGTTGCTGTGTCCCCTGTTTCAGACTCTGTTACGAAAGCTCTGAGATCTGCTGACGTGGCGGTTTTCATGGCCCCGGAGAGAACGCAGATGGAGGATGTTAGGACGGCGAGTGAAGCTTTTTCTTCAAAACCTGTGGTGATGATCAATCCGAGATGGTTGTTCGAGGAAGAGAAAAGCTTTGGTGATGAGTTCAACGGCTTTATAGGTTCCTTCGAAGTGATTTATGCGTTCACAGGTTTAGAAGTGAGAGGAGTGTTGAGTAAGAGGAAAGGAGTGATCTTTAAGTGTGTGAGAGATGGTGTTGTGAGTGGAGAGAGATGGAACGttcttgttgaagaagaagaaggtaatgGAACTTTGAAAGTGGTTTCACAGTTCAAAGCTAGGCCATCAATGGATGAAGTCGAGCTTGTTCTCTATAACTTGATGGCTATGAATTCGCCTATCACCAAATCAGCTAAGTTTCTCAAGGATTTGGTTTCCAACATCACTGGGAAGAAGTAA